The Thunnus maccoyii chromosome 12, fThuMac1.1, whole genome shotgun sequence genomic interval atcgacagattaatctataatgaatcATAAAAGATAATCGCTATTGTAACTAAATGAAACAGTTCTCACAATATATTTATTGAGCCAAATAATTGTGATAATGTCAACCGTAATCGTGCAAAATACTGTTGAAATCTGCTGATTTGTATGCttgaaaaaagtataaaaatcgTGATATCCtgctttccttttctctccagaagatttctgttgtgttgttgaaGGACAGCAGATGGAAACAGAAGCTCCGCCCCTGCTGGCCAAACAGGAAGTAGTAGAGGACAGCGGCGCGTCTCTGTCGTGGACGGGTGGTGATGTCAGCTCCAACACCAGCAAGATGTCAGACACCAGCGACGCGGCCAGTTATGACTGTCTGATGTACGAGCCACAGGTCCAACATGCCCCCCGCAGTACCCAGAATCCTTTACGTGAGGACCCGGGCTGCTCATACGTGTTGAACACCAGCGAGAGTGTTTCAGCTGCGTCTGATTTATGCAGCAGCTTCCCGTTTGCCGTCAGTGAGGTGACTCTGTCTGTAGCAGAGCACCAGCAGCCTGCAGGCTTCCAGGACGGCCAGCAGAGGGCGCCGTTACCTGCAGATGAGCCAAGGAAAGAGACAGCAGAGACGCAGCATGCTTTTATCAGAAGGGACGGGTGGAGACGTCAGGACGGCgtcagcagagaggacagtggCGGGAAGGCGTTTGTCTGCAACTGCTGCGGTAAAACTCTGGCCTGCCTGAAGAACCTGAAGACGCACATGAGGGTCCACACGGGCGAGAAGCCGTTCGTCTGCGCACTCTGCGGCAAACGCTTCTCCGACTCCAGCAACCTGAAACGCCACCAGAGCGTTCACACTGGCGAGAAGCGCTATGGCTGCATCCACTGCGGCAAACGCTTCGCCCAGTCCGGATCCCTGAAGGTCCACATGACCGTGCACACGGACTGTAAGCAGTTCAGGTGTTCGTACTGCGGTAAGACCTTCATCTCCGGCAGCCACCTGCGCCGCCACGTTACCGTCCACGCAGGAGAGAAACGCTTCGCTCCGACGTCTCAGTGACAGGT includes:
- the LOC121908116 gene encoding zinc finger and SCAN domain-containing protein 31-like isoform X2, coding for MSPAAAFHAQLASIMEVLANTAVAEICELVDGGYAVLQLEISRSRKENEALRRKLRLMELRAARATALRAVATASGTALLLASGRARAPLPAHHPGNEPRRSRTPGGGAALSRVSPQETPRCRDIDPSSDSGHETTQQAPAAGESAKLTTAVIKVEDDDESWSQSEQEKDFCCVVEGQQMETEAPPLLAKQEVVEDSGASLSWTGGDVSSNTSKMSDTSDAASYDCLMYEPQVQHAPRSTQNPLREDPGCSYVLNTSESVSAASDLCSSFPFAVSEVTLSVAEHQQPAGFQDGQQRAPLPADEPRKETAETQHAFIRRDGWRRQDGVSREDSGGKAFVCNCCGKTLACLKNLKTHMRVHTGEKPFVCALCGKRFSDSSNLKRHQSVHTGEKRYGCIHCGKRFAQSGSLKVHMTVHTDCKQFRCSYCGKTFISGSHLRRHVTVHAGEKRFAPTSQ
- the LOC121908116 gene encoding zinc finger and SCAN domain-containing protein 31-like isoform X1, whose protein sequence is MSPAAAFHAQLASIMEVLANTAVAEICELVDGGYAVLQLEISRSRKENEALRRKLRLMELRAARATALRAVATASGTALLLASGRARAPLPAHHPGNEPRRSRTPGGGAALSRVSPQETPRCRDIDPSSDSGHETTQQAQPAAGESAKLTTAVIKVEDDDESWSQSEQEKDFCCVVEGQQMETEAPPLLAKQEVVEDSGASLSWTGGDVSSNTSKMSDTSDAASYDCLMYEPQVQHAPRSTQNPLREDPGCSYVLNTSESVSAASDLCSSFPFAVSEVTLSVAEHQQPAGFQDGQQRAPLPADEPRKETAETQHAFIRRDGWRRQDGVSREDSGGKAFVCNCCGKTLACLKNLKTHMRVHTGEKPFVCALCGKRFSDSSNLKRHQSVHTGEKRYGCIHCGKRFAQSGSLKVHMTVHTDCKQFRCSYCGKTFISGSHLRRHVTVHAGEKRFAPTSQ
- the LOC121908116 gene encoding zinc finger and SCAN domain-containing protein 31-like isoform X3, whose protein sequence is MSPAAAFHAQLASIMEVLANTAVAEICELVDGGYAVLQLEISRSRKENEALRRKLRLMELRAARATALRAVATASGTALLLASGRARAPLPAHHPGNEPRRSRTPGGGAALSRVSPQETPRCRDIDPSSDSGHETTQQAQPAAGESAKLTTAVIKVEDDDESWSQSEQENFCCVVEGQQMETEAPPLLAKQEVVEDSGASLSWTGGDVSSNTSKMSDTSDAASYDCLMYEPQVQHAPRSTQNPLREDPGCSYVLNTSESVSAASDLCSSFPFAVSEVTLSVAEHQQPAGFQDGQQRAPLPADEPRKETAETQHAFIRRDGWRRQDGVSREDSGGKAFVCNCCGKTLACLKNLKTHMRVHTGEKPFVCALCGKRFSDSSNLKRHQSVHTGEKRYGCIHCGKRFAQSGSLKVHMTVHTDCKQFRCSYCGKTFISGSHLRRHVTVHAGEKRFAPTSQ